In the genome of Salinispirillum sp. LH 10-3-1, one region contains:
- the dapB gene encoding 4-hydroxy-tetrahydrodipicolinate reductase yields MNIAITGAPGRMGRTLVGLVHQDPQLTLVGATDRPDSSLLGTDIGALCGLGDLKVPLIDDLDACVTRPNVVIDFTTPAATMAHLTYCRQFGIGLIIGTTGFSSEEKDQIAEAAKEIPIVFAANYSVGVTVLLDLVKQTAALLGDDYDVEIVEMHHRHKVDAPSGTALRLGEAAAEGLKRNLEECAIYGREGAEGPRDNKTIGFATLRGGDVVGDHTVVYATEGERVELTHKASNRNTFAKGALRAARWLKDQPAGLYDMRNVLGL; encoded by the coding sequence ATGAACATCGCCATCACCGGCGCCCCCGGACGCATGGGGCGCACCTTGGTCGGCCTCGTCCACCAAGACCCACAACTCACTCTTGTCGGCGCGACTGACCGCCCCGACAGCAGCCTGCTCGGCACCGACATCGGCGCGCTCTGTGGCCTTGGCGACCTTAAAGTGCCCTTGATAGACGACCTGGATGCCTGCGTAACGCGCCCGAACGTCGTCATCGACTTCACCACGCCGGCCGCGACCATGGCGCATCTTACCTACTGCCGCCAGTTTGGTATCGGCCTCATCATCGGCACGACCGGCTTTTCTAGCGAAGAAAAAGACCAGATTGCCGAGGCCGCGAAAGAAATCCCCATCGTCTTTGCTGCTAACTATTCCGTCGGCGTTACTGTGCTGCTGGACTTGGTGAAACAAACCGCCGCGTTGCTGGGTGACGACTACGACGTCGAAATTGTTGAAATGCACCATAGGCACAAAGTCGACGCACCATCAGGCACGGCTTTGCGCTTGGGTGAAGCCGCCGCCGAAGGATTGAAGCGTAACTTGGAAGAGTGCGCCATCTATGGCCGTGAAGGCGCTGAAGGCCCGCGTGACAACAAAACCATTGGTTTCGCTACGTTGCGCGGCGGTGACGTCGTCGGCGACCACACCGTGGTGTACGCCACCGAAGGCGAGCGCGTCGAACTCACGCACAAAGCCAGTAATCGCAATACCTTTGCTAAAGGTGCACTGCGTGCCGCCCGCTGGCTGAAAGACCAGCCTGCCGGCCTGTACGATATGCGCAACGTCCTCGGCTTGTAA
- a CDS encoding ferredoxin reductase family protein, with protein MTTWLKARFKPGDILLLIFLLLPLLVAMPRLLGAFNDSAVGWLTLTGRLTGILGLAMMLLAAMMSIRLPHYDRWFGGLARLWVVHRFFGFAGFVLVLLHVILLAYAALPFSIDAAILRIFPPLAEWPIWAGWLALVCMVIFLGPTFGFVGRIHYQRWKRLHLFSAPAVILALLHAIPIAAETLVWWLMAVFAIGAIVWRKVLSPSLGRYRYEVAKVDTLVRGVVEISLKPVDKTMAYEAGQFIYLTPLDSNLSAGRNEEHPYTISSAPSDEYLKVGIKALGDASSAIQTVAVGSQVYVEGPYGDFYERVEPQRKQLWLAGGIGITPFVSGARDVQNRQGEVSAHLFYLANDDQRAYYLDELMTLGQQVDGLDVTAHYYRKEGPINEAFLREHCPDFAEREIYMCGPPAMIHHLRQVFKGLGIPSSRIHSEAFDFL; from the coding sequence ATGACGACCTGGCTAAAAGCCCGCTTCAAACCCGGCGACATTCTGTTGCTGATCTTCCTGCTGCTGCCTTTGCTGGTAGCCATGCCACGCCTGCTTGGCGCTTTTAACGACAGTGCGGTGGGGTGGCTGACGCTGACCGGGCGCCTGACGGGCATACTGGGGTTGGCGATGATGTTGCTGGCCGCCATGATGAGTATTCGCCTGCCACATTACGACCGTTGGTTCGGCGGTTTGGCCCGTCTGTGGGTGGTGCACCGTTTCTTCGGCTTTGCCGGTTTTGTGCTGGTGCTGTTGCACGTTATCTTACTGGCTTATGCGGCGTTGCCGTTCTCCATTGATGCGGCCATTTTGCGGATATTCCCGCCGTTGGCCGAGTGGCCGATTTGGGCTGGCTGGCTGGCGCTGGTGTGCATGGTGATCTTCCTTGGGCCGACCTTCGGCTTCGTGGGGCGCATTCACTATCAGCGTTGGAAGAGGCTGCATTTGTTCTCAGCACCTGCTGTCATCTTGGCGCTTCTGCACGCCATTCCCATTGCTGCCGAAACGTTGGTGTGGTGGTTGATGGCGGTGTTCGCCATTGGTGCCATTGTGTGGCGTAAGGTGCTGTCGCCCAGCCTTGGTCGTTACCGCTATGAAGTCGCCAAGGTCGATACCTTGGTGCGCGGTGTGGTGGAAATCAGCTTAAAGCCCGTGGATAAAACCATGGCGTATGAAGCCGGTCAGTTTATTTATTTAACGCCACTGGACAGCAACTTGAGTGCAGGACGCAACGAGGAGCATCCGTACACGATCTCTTCGGCCCCGTCAGATGAATACCTGAAGGTCGGCATTAAGGCGTTGGGTGATGCGAGTTCAGCCATTCAAACCGTTGCGGTGGGCAGTCAGGTGTATGTGGAAGGCCCTTATGGCGACTTCTATGAGCGCGTGGAGCCGCAGCGTAAACAGCTGTGGTTGGCGGGTGGTATTGGCATTACGCCGTTTGTCAGTGGCGCGAGGGATGTGCAAAACCGTCAGGGTGAAGTGAGCGCGCACCTGTTTTATTTGGCCAACGATGACCAGCGTGCCTATTACCTTGATGAGTTGATGACGCTGGGTCAGCAGGTCGATGGTCTGGATGTAACAGCGCATTATTACCGCAAAGAAGGGCCGATCAATGAGGCGTTTTTGCGGGAGCACTGCCCCGATTTTGCCGAGCGGGAAATCTATATGTGCGGTCCGCCGGCGATGATCCATCATTTGCGCCAAGTCTTCAAAGGCTTGGGTATTCCTTCTTCACGTATACACAGCGAGGCGTTTGACTTCCTATGA
- a CDS encoding Bor family protein: MKKSIAALAAVALLSGCATVTMTPDGAPKTTSTPTYEETQNFFLWGLTPDKQTVDVVEICGDADVRQLQTQDTFMNGLLGAITFGIYAPRTARVWCEE, from the coding sequence ATGAAAAAATCGATCGCTGCACTGGCAGCGGTAGCTCTGCTGTCAGGCTGTGCTACCGTCACCATGACGCCTGACGGCGCACCCAAAACGACTTCAACTCCTACTTATGAAGAAACACAGAACTTTTTCTTGTGGGGCCTGACGCCTGACAAGCAAACGGTTGATGTGGTTGAAATTTGTGGTGATGCTGATGTACGTCAGCTGCAAACTCAAGATACCTTTATGAACGGTCTGCTGGGCGCAATCACCTTTGGTATCTATGCGCCACGTACGGCGCGCGTTTGGTGTGAGGAGTAA
- a CDS encoding IS110 family transposase: MLYVQGEWSEMVAYVGIDLSKSKIDLCWLRDATGKKVKTKVFKNSDFHLISQWLAKSIDMSPESVHITLEATGVYHEGLVYHLHEQGYRVFVANPGKANLFAKSHGMTHKTDKSDAKLLAKYGASEPANLHRWEPDPPEVRELKAISRRLHALEKDRQRETNRLESSQISGASLRVTDSIHAMIGKLDDEIERLKQDIDDRIKKDPVLATNHELLGSIKGIGGVMQRELVCLFARKRFCTAKQVAAYLGLIPRLWESGVLKGKTTLSKTGPSYLRAKLYMAAVAASQHNPDIKKQKNRLLAQEKSRMAALGAAMRKLVQICFGVIKNQQPYQPQAV, translated from the coding sequence ATGCTGTATGTACAAGGGGAGTGGAGCGAGATGGTTGCTTACGTTGGTATTGATCTCAGCAAAAGCAAAATTGACCTGTGCTGGTTGCGCGACGCAACGGGCAAAAAAGTAAAAACGAAAGTGTTTAAGAACAGTGACTTTCACCTGATCAGTCAGTGGCTAGCGAAGTCGATTGATATGAGCCCAGAGTCCGTTCATATCACACTGGAAGCCACCGGTGTTTATCACGAAGGCCTCGTGTATCACCTGCATGAACAAGGCTATCGGGTGTTTGTAGCCAACCCCGGAAAGGCAAATCTGTTTGCCAAGTCTCATGGTATGACGCACAAGACCGATAAGTCTGATGCAAAACTGCTGGCAAAGTACGGTGCCAGTGAGCCTGCCAACTTACATCGCTGGGAGCCAGATCCGCCAGAAGTGCGAGAGCTGAAAGCTATTTCACGGCGGTTGCATGCTCTGGAAAAAGACCGTCAGCGTGAGACTAATCGACTGGAAAGCAGTCAGATATCCGGCGCATCACTGCGAGTGACTGACTCCATTCACGCGATGATCGGCAAATTGGATGACGAGATTGAGCGTCTGAAACAAGACATTGATGATCGGATTAAAAAAGACCCTGTGCTGGCAACGAATCACGAGCTACTGGGGAGCATCAAAGGTATTGGCGGCGTCATGCAGCGCGAACTGGTCTGCCTTTTTGCGCGCAAGCGCTTCTGTACGGCGAAACAAGTGGCGGCTTATCTCGGGCTGATCCCTCGACTGTGGGAGTCTGGAGTGCTCAAAGGCAAAACGACACTCAGTAAAACAGGCCCTTCCTACTTGCGTGCCAAGCTGTACATGGCGGCGGTGGCGGCAAGCCAGCACAACCCGGACATTAAGAAACAGAAAAATCGCCTGCTCGCACAAGAAAAGAGCAGGATGGCCGCCTTAGGAGCGGCCATGCGTAAGCTGGTTCAGATCTGCTTTGGCGTGATAAAGAACCAGCAACCCTATCAACCTCAGGCGGTTTAG
- a CDS encoding alpha/beta fold hydrolase, protein MKLHHRIQGDGAPVIIIHGLFGDGLNWGGVSRILKDSYRLILPDMRNHGRSAHDDDITYPTMAQDVVELMDELDVPSAHIVGHSMGGKIAMTLALQHPERVQSLTVVDIAPKAYPVRHRDVFAGLKAVADAHPESRHDAEELLTEHIQTTDVRTFILKNLERTDDGFAWRINWHALYEHYQDLADFPITEGQYTGPTQFLVGELSDYVTKEDQPTISRLFPQATGRVVGGTGHWLHAEKPELVARWIDGLIHG, encoded by the coding sequence ATGAAATTGCATCACCGAATCCAGGGCGACGGCGCCCCCGTCATCATCATTCACGGTTTGTTTGGCGACGGTCTAAACTGGGGCGGTGTGAGCCGTATTCTAAAAGACAGCTACCGACTGATACTGCCCGACATGCGCAACCACGGCCGCTCCGCACACGACGACGACATCACCTACCCCACCATGGCGCAAGACGTGGTGGAGCTGATGGACGAACTGGACGTACCCAGCGCGCACATCGTCGGCCACTCCATGGGTGGCAAAATTGCTATGACGCTCGCCCTGCAACACCCTGAGCGCGTGCAAAGCCTGACCGTCGTCGACATCGCGCCCAAAGCCTACCCGGTGCGCCACCGCGATGTATTTGCCGGACTCAAAGCCGTGGCCGACGCACACCCTGAGAGCCGCCACGACGCTGAAGAACTACTGACGGAGCACATTCAAACCACGGACGTGCGGACCTTTATATTGAAGAATTTGGAGCGCACCGACGACGGATTCGCCTGGCGTATTAACTGGCACGCACTGTACGAGCATTATCAAGACTTGGCCGACTTCCCAATTACCGAAGGCCAATACACCGGCCCGACGCAGTTTTTGGTGGGTGAGCTGTCGGATTACGTGACCAAAGAGGACCAACCGACCATTTCTCGGCTGTTCCCACAAGCAACAGGCCGCGTGGTCGGAGGCACCGGGCACTGGCTGCACGCCGAGAAGCCGGAGTTGGTAGCACGGTGGATAGACGGTTTGATTCACGGATGA
- a CDS encoding YeeE/YedE thiosulfate transporter family protein — MEIVNFTPISAFIGGGLIGLSAAMLLLMKGRIAGISGIVGGVIYPEKGDMDWRIVFVIGLIIGGFIYQWLGLGVGVEHIVPVVSTPWLIVAGLLVGVGTTIGTGCTSGHGICGLARRSPRSLVATLSFMIAGFAIVYVIRHLIGGL, encoded by the coding sequence ATGGAAATAGTTAACTTTACACCCATCTCCGCCTTCATCGGTGGCGGCCTGATCGGCTTGTCAGCCGCCATGCTGTTGCTCATGAAGGGCCGCATTGCCGGTATCTCTGGCATCGTTGGTGGCGTCATCTACCCTGAAAAAGGCGATATGGACTGGCGGATCGTATTCGTCATTGGCCTAATTATCGGTGGTTTTATCTACCAATGGCTCGGCCTTGGCGTTGGCGTTGAGCACATCGTACCCGTAGTCAGTACGCCATGGTTGATCGTTGCAGGCCTGCTGGTCGGCGTCGGCACCACCATCGGCACCGGCTGCACCAGTGGTCACGGTATCTGTGGTTTGGCGCGTCGTAGCCCACGTTCCTTAGTGGCCACGCTCAGCTTTATGATTGCCGGCTTTGCCATCGTTTACGTTATTCGTCACCTGATTGGAGGTTTGTAA
- the dnaJ gene encoding molecular chaperone DnaJ, whose translation MSKRDYYEVLGVDRQADAKEIKKAYRRLAMKYHPDRNSDDPDSDAKFKEASEAYEVLSDEDKRHIYDQRGHAGLDGMGAGGGFNADAHGSFSDIFGDVFGDIFGGGRGGRSTSRRGSDLRYNMELSLEEAVRGVEKKIRVPTLVSCNTCDGSGAKKGTKPTTCGVCHGTGTVRMQQGFFAVQQTCHACGGRGTVIKDPCNDCHGRGVKEETRTLNVKIPPGVDTGDRIRLSGEGEAGMQGGPAGDLFVQVMVREHAIFQRDGSNLYCEVPISFADAALGGELEVPTLEGKVKLKVPEETQTGKLFRLRSKGVTPVRGGPRGDLLCRVVVETPVKLTSKQKDLLREFQETLEGKKNNHSPRKTNWFDGVKKFFEDM comes from the coding sequence ATGTCAAAAAGAGACTATTACGAAGTACTGGGTGTTGACCGCCAAGCGGATGCCAAAGAAATCAAAAAGGCATACCGCCGACTGGCGATGAAATACCACCCGGACCGCAACTCCGACGACCCCGATTCCGACGCCAAATTCAAAGAAGCCAGCGAAGCCTACGAAGTACTGTCGGATGAAGACAAGCGCCACATCTACGACCAGCGTGGACACGCCGGGTTGGACGGTATGGGCGCAGGTGGCGGCTTTAATGCCGACGCGCACGGCAGTTTCAGTGATATCTTCGGCGACGTCTTTGGTGATATTTTCGGTGGCGGTCGCGGTGGGCGTTCAACCTCTCGTCGCGGCTCCGACCTGCGTTACAACATGGAGTTGTCGCTGGAAGAAGCCGTACGCGGTGTCGAAAAGAAAATCCGTGTTCCCACGCTGGTGTCTTGTAACACCTGTGACGGCAGCGGCGCTAAAAAAGGCACCAAGCCGACCACCTGTGGCGTCTGTCATGGCACCGGTACTGTGCGCATGCAGCAGGGTTTCTTTGCGGTGCAGCAAACCTGTCACGCCTGTGGCGGACGCGGCACCGTTATTAAAGACCCTTGTAACGACTGCCACGGTCGCGGCGTAAAAGAAGAAACTCGCACTCTGAATGTGAAGATCCCACCGGGTGTGGATACCGGTGACCGTATTCGCCTCAGCGGTGAAGGTGAAGCGGGTATGCAAGGTGGCCCAGCGGGTGACCTGTTCGTTCAGGTTATGGTGCGTGAACACGCTATTTTCCAGCGCGACGGCAGCAACCTGTATTGTGAAGTACCTATTTCCTTTGCCGATGCCGCCTTGGGTGGCGAACTCGAAGTCCCCACTTTAGAAGGCAAAGTGAAACTTAAGGTGCCGGAAGAAACCCAAACCGGCAAACTGTTCCGCTTACGCAGCAAAGGCGTTACACCGGTGCGTGGTGGCCCGCGTGGCGACTTATTGTGCCGGGTGGTGGTAGAAACACCTGTGAAGCTCACCAGCAAACAGAAAGACCTGCTGCGCGAGTTTCAAGAAACCCTTGAAGGCAAGAAGAACAACCACTCACCCCGTAAAACCAACTGGTTCGACGGCGTGAAGAAATTCTTCGAAGACATGTAG
- a CDS encoding YkgJ family cysteine cluster protein gives MICREGCGACCIAPSISSPIPGMPHGKPAGVPCVQLLPDLRCAIFGQPERPKVCSGFMADADVCGDNRIEALNLLEMWERDTGVPPMIDTGQASVQ, from the coding sequence ATGATCTGCCGAGAAGGCTGCGGTGCGTGTTGTATCGCGCCATCCATTTCCAGCCCCATACCGGGCATGCCGCACGGCAAGCCGGCCGGTGTGCCCTGTGTGCAATTACTGCCGGATCTACGTTGTGCGATCTTTGGTCAGCCTGAGCGGCCCAAAGTCTGCAGTGGCTTCATGGCCGACGCCGACGTGTGCGGCGACAACCGCATCGAGGCGCTGAATTTGCTGGAGATGTGGGAACGCGACACCGGTGTGCCGCCAATGATTGACACGGGTCAAGCTTCTGTCCAATAA
- a CDS encoding solute carrier family 26 protein, whose product MTRTDLTATAKRWVPALEWLPNYRKTDLRGDLIAGITVAMMLIPQAMSYALLAGLPPYIGLYAAVLPLLVYAFFGTSRQLAVGPVAMVALLVASGVSGLAELGSERYIALAIGLSLLVGIMQFGMGVFRLGFLTNFMSHPVISGFTSAAALIIGFSQLKHIVGLQLPNTENIALTFWNTITQWTDINPMALTIGLGGIVLLLIIRRINPMLPGAMIAVVLSTVIVWLFDLDVNAGLSVVGAVPAGFPELSAPDVSLGDLRDLLPIALTIAFVGFIESIAVAKKIAQEKGYEVDPNKELVGLGLANIVGAFSKAMPVTGGFSRTAVNKNAGANTGLASMITAVLIGISLLLFTPLFYYIPNAILGSVIMVAVFGLIDTHEVKHLWQVKRDDLAMLGVTFAATLVLGVKTGIFLAVGLSMLWFVVKTTRPHYAILGRLPGTMVYRNIERRADAETTPGVLALRFDAQFYYGNVTFLKDTLKKAEANMTTPLRAVVLDASAVNQLDSSADTALHELLQDYRNRGIQLLFASVKGPVMDVMQRSGFAEKLGQENFYLTTHEAVEAASD is encoded by the coding sequence ATGACACGCACCGACTTAACAGCCACCGCTAAGCGCTGGGTTCCGGCCCTTGAATGGCTACCCAACTATCGTAAAACAGACCTGCGTGGCGATCTGATCGCCGGCATTACCGTGGCCATGATGCTGATTCCGCAAGCCATGTCCTATGCTCTGCTCGCTGGCCTGCCACCTTATATCGGCTTATACGCCGCTGTACTGCCCTTGCTGGTCTATGCATTTTTTGGCACCTCTCGTCAGCTTGCTGTGGGCCCTGTGGCCATGGTTGCCTTGCTGGTCGCCAGCGGCGTATCGGGCCTAGCAGAACTGGGCTCCGAGCGCTATATTGCGCTCGCCATCGGCTTATCCTTATTAGTCGGCATCATGCAGTTCGGCATGGGGGTGTTTCGTCTCGGTTTTCTGACCAACTTTATGTCACACCCGGTCATATCGGGCTTCACCAGTGCCGCCGCGCTGATCATCGGCTTCAGCCAGCTGAAGCATATTGTTGGCTTGCAGCTGCCTAACACCGAGAACATCGCACTGACCTTCTGGAACACCATTACGCAGTGGACAGACATCAATCCGATGGCTCTGACTATCGGTTTAGGGGGTATCGTTCTGCTGCTGATCATTCGCCGCATCAACCCTATGCTGCCCGGCGCTATGATCGCCGTGGTGTTGTCGACGGTGATTGTCTGGTTGTTTGATTTAGACGTTAACGCCGGACTGTCGGTGGTCGGTGCTGTACCTGCTGGTTTCCCTGAATTGTCCGCCCCGGATGTCTCTCTTGGTGATCTGCGGGATCTTCTGCCCATTGCGTTAACCATTGCGTTTGTTGGCTTTATAGAAAGCATTGCCGTGGCGAAAAAGATCGCCCAAGAGAAAGGCTATGAAGTAGATCCCAACAAAGAACTGGTGGGCCTTGGTTTAGCGAATATCGTCGGGGCGTTCTCCAAAGCCATGCCAGTAACCGGCGGCTTTAGTCGTACCGCCGTGAACAAGAACGCCGGGGCTAACACAGGCCTGGCATCAATGATCACTGCTGTATTGATTGGCATTTCGTTGCTGTTGTTCACCCCCCTGTTTTACTACATTCCGAACGCTATTCTGGGTTCGGTCATCATGGTGGCGGTATTTGGGCTGATCGATACGCACGAAGTGAAGCATCTTTGGCAAGTAAAACGCGATGACCTCGCCATGCTGGGCGTAACCTTTGCGGCCACCCTGGTATTGGGCGTGAAAACGGGGATCTTCCTCGCCGTCGGCCTGTCGATGCTGTGGTTTGTGGTCAAAACGACCCGCCCACACTACGCCATTTTGGGTCGCTTACCCGGCACCATGGTGTATCGCAATATTGAGCGACGTGCCGACGCTGAAACAACACCTGGCGTACTGGCGTTGCGCTTCGATGCGCAGTTTTACTATGGCAACGTCACCTTCTTAAAAGACACTTTAAAGAAAGCCGAAGCCAATATGACAACACCCCTGCGCGCTGTGGTGTTAGATGCGAGTGCAGTGAATCAACTGGATTCTTCAGCGGATACCGCACTGCATGAACTGCTGCAAGATTACCGCAACCGTGGCATTCAACTGCTCTTCGCCAGCGTTAAAGGGCCAGTAATGGATGTCATGCAGCGCAGCGGTTTTGCTGAAAAGTTGGGGCAGGAGAACTTTTATTTAACCACGCATGAGGCAGTGGAAGCAGCCAGTGACTGA
- a CDS encoding cytochrome b5 domain-containing protein, producing MNKIAYTLFIAFVATVATLLLVNTLNPDAGASASGQRVISASELAQNDSAESCWKEINGRVYDITAYIPNHPTPERVIVAWCGKESTEAWDAIGGGRGHSAGAAAMLANYQIGVLEGAEIIDEPVVTAPARQQVSRPAVAGAPDQALLQDGSYYAELAPDGRGWIAMIEITVHNGRIQAVHYDEVQRNEEGAVTNSKLRDYGYAARWRNAVPNGVSQLSSYPAYARQLMIQSHPDQLDVISGATSSYNSFTEVAALALADAWLDTPLQAVGFDARSDYRDGSYYAESAPDGRGWIALLEVTILDGRVIAAHYDEVQRNEEGAVTNSKLRDYGYAARWRNAMPNGVSQLSSFPGYVQQLIATGDTEALDAFSGATSSYNNFRALAEQILEEAQ from the coding sequence ATGAACAAAATAGCCTATACCTTATTCATCGCCTTTGTGGCGACCGTGGCCACCTTGTTATTGGTGAACACACTCAACCCGGATGCCGGCGCGTCAGCCAGTGGCCAACGTGTTATTTCGGCCAGCGAATTGGCGCAAAATGATTCGGCAGAGAGCTGCTGGAAAGAGATCAACGGCCGGGTGTATGACATCACGGCTTACATCCCGAATCACCCAACACCAGAGCGCGTGATTGTGGCTTGGTGCGGTAAGGAGTCGACCGAAGCTTGGGATGCCATTGGCGGTGGCCGTGGCCACAGCGCTGGTGCAGCGGCCATGTTAGCGAACTACCAAATTGGTGTGCTTGAAGGTGCTGAGATTATCGACGAGCCGGTAGTCACCGCACCAGCACGGCAGCAGGTGTCTAGACCCGCAGTCGCCGGTGCGCCTGACCAAGCGTTGCTGCAAGACGGTTCTTACTATGCTGAACTGGCGCCTGATGGGCGTGGTTGGATCGCCATGATCGAAATAACGGTGCACAATGGCCGTATTCAAGCGGTGCATTACGACGAAGTGCAGCGCAATGAAGAAGGCGCTGTGACCAACAGCAAATTGCGTGACTACGGCTACGCTGCGCGTTGGCGCAATGCCGTGCCTAACGGTGTTTCTCAGTTGTCGTCTTATCCGGCGTATGCTCGTCAGTTGATGATTCAAAGCCATCCTGACCAGTTGGACGTCATCAGTGGTGCAACATCGAGCTACAACAGCTTTACGGAAGTGGCCGCGTTGGCCTTGGCCGATGCATGGCTGGATACGCCATTACAGGCTGTGGGTTTTGATGCACGGTCGGATTATCGGGATGGTTCTTATTACGCTGAAAGCGCCCCTGATGGCCGTGGCTGGATTGCCTTGTTGGAAGTAACAATATTGGATGGCCGAGTGATTGCTGCGCATTACGATGAAGTGCAGCGCAATGAAGAAGGCGCAGTCACCAATAGCAAATTACGTGATTACGGTTACGCGGCGCGCTGGCGCAATGCCATGCCGAATGGCGTATCACAGTTGTCGAGTTTTCCAGGGTATGTGCAGCAGTTGATTGCGACCGGTGATACTGAAGCCTTGGATGCGTTCAGCGGTGCGACCAGTTCGTACAATAATTTCCGCGCCTTGGCCGAGCAGATCTTGGAAGAAGCGCAGTAA
- a CDS encoding YeeE/YedE family protein gives MQNTARLGVALFAGILFGFGLSVAQMIDPAKVVNFLDVFGTWDPSLAFVMGGGLLVNAIATPLIMRRAKPVFAEIFRVPTKADVDKRIVIGGLLFGAGWGIAGYCPGPMLTSLSFADGAILTIVAAYVVGTFAAKWGLAQHEKRMHLKHAADEACVG, from the coding sequence ATGCAAAATACAGCTCGTTTAGGCGTTGCCCTCTTCGCCGGTATTTTATTTGGCTTCGGCCTGTCCGTCGCGCAGATGATTGACCCAGCCAAGGTCGTCAACTTTTTAGATGTGTTCGGTACTTGGGACCCATCACTCGCCTTCGTAATGGGCGGCGGCTTGTTGGTAAACGCCATTGCAACACCGTTAATCATGCGTCGCGCCAAGCCGGTATTCGCGGAGATCTTCCGTGTACCCACGAAAGCCGATGTCGATAAACGTATTGTGATCGGTGGTTTGTTGTTTGGTGCTGGCTGGGGTATCGCGGGCTACTGCCCAGGTCCGATGCTCACATCATTGAGCTTCGCAGATGGTGCTATTCTGACCATTGTAGCGGCCTATGTGGTGGGTACCTTTGCAGCGAAGTGGGGCCTAGCACAGCACGAAAAGCGGATGCATTTGAAGCATGCAGCGGATGAAGCCTGCGTGGGCTGA